In Mangrovivirga cuniculi, the following proteins share a genomic window:
- a CDS encoding T9SS type A sorting domain-containing protein, producing MVFNGGTSFGGTTLPTFHDIRIEGTLMGAATLEIAGNFENNGTFNASGNTVLFNGTTGGQQVLGTSQTSFANIEVAGGTTASTTDLFIESGTHQLLGRLTLSENDRVDADGSAGNGTFIMVSDGTNESELSTLPTGASVVGEVTVQRYIPGNGGTDYYHFMTAFTNNNTVAKWQDDFEITGNFTGSGTTTSNPSLYYYDETVTGAKEQGYIPYPTGSNTQVLEKGVGYATFVYGNSSAVIADSRGTVHSGALPVNITYTNTGDVDADGWNMVGNSFPATLDWELIAADGDTDVANTIYVWDPGAGSYSTYTAGGSSTNGGSQYIAKAQGFWVYTDGSGTPSMTLKESHKSSTTSGQFQRSAEIEGQLMITMTDGENTDETILRLDAESTPEFDTSIDAWKLSNSIFNLSTLTPEGKYLAVNNTPEPGCNGSIPLTVWNADPGTYTLTFNGISDFAAGYAVELVDNYTGSTENIEEGTSFSFDVTEEGTSYGDNRFEIRLAPSSFSETLNYTVSSACNDSEASVSFATESDAVYALFADDSLYSDEIQGIGNELMVAVNGSDLQTGENSFVIKGRRPGCDQWVQLETVSVPRNQITPSITVEDRYLVSNYEDGNQWYFNGELLTGETGKYLEFNESGTYKLVVNNGECTGEIEEVFVITGIDDEALNLELDLYPVPTTDVLNVHIDDHESFYNVKAEVITIDGKRIRKSRLDLQNGSWNTQLNVAEFEAGTYILNIDLGSESVSFRFIKINWYNA from the coding sequence GTGGTATTCAATGGTGGAACCAGCTTCGGTGGAACAACATTACCAACTTTTCATGATATAAGAATTGAGGGAACTTTAATGGGGGCGGCTACTCTTGAAATTGCAGGTAACTTTGAAAACAATGGAACTTTTAATGCAAGTGGGAATACTGTTTTATTTAATGGCACTACAGGAGGGCAACAGGTTCTCGGAACATCACAAACATCTTTTGCAAATATTGAGGTTGCCGGAGGGACTACTGCTTCCACGACAGACTTATTTATAGAATCAGGAACCCATCAATTACTGGGAAGGTTGACTCTTTCTGAAAACGACAGGGTTGATGCAGATGGGTCCGCCGGAAATGGAACTTTCATCATGGTTTCTGATGGTACTAATGAATCTGAGTTATCTACCCTACCTACAGGAGCTTCTGTAGTAGGAGAAGTGACAGTTCAAAGATATATACCTGGTAACGGAGGAACTGATTATTATCATTTCATGACTGCATTTACCAATAATAATACGGTAGCTAAATGGCAGGATGATTTTGAAATCACCGGAAACTTTACAGGATCGGGTACTACCACCAGTAATCCTTCATTATATTATTATGATGAAACTGTTACCGGAGCTAAAGAACAAGGATATATTCCTTACCCAACGGGTTCAAATACACAAGTATTAGAGAAAGGTGTTGGATACGCAACGTTTGTATATGGTAATTCCAGTGCAGTTATTGCTGATTCTCGAGGTACTGTTCATTCCGGTGCACTACCCGTTAATATCACTTATACGAATACCGGAGATGTAGATGCAGACGGATGGAATATGGTTGGTAACTCTTTTCCGGCTACTCTTGACTGGGAACTTATTGCTGCCGATGGTGATACAGACGTTGCCAATACTATTTACGTTTGGGATCCCGGAGCAGGTAGCTACTCTACTTATACTGCAGGTGGAAGTTCAACCAACGGTGGATCTCAGTATATTGCAAAAGCGCAAGGCTTCTGGGTATATACTGATGGATCAGGTACACCTTCAATGACTCTAAAAGAATCTCATAAATCATCAACTACCTCAGGCCAATTCCAAAGGTCTGCAGAGATTGAAGGTCAATTGATGATCACTATGACTGATGGGGAAAATACAGATGAAACTATCTTAAGACTGGATGCAGAATCTACTCCTGAGTTTGATACATCAATAGATGCCTGGAAATTATCCAACTCGATATTTAACCTATCGACACTTACTCCGGAAGGAAAGTATCTTGCGGTAAATAATACTCCGGAACCGGGTTGTAACGGATCAATTCCTTTAACAGTATGGAATGCAGATCCGGGAACATATACATTAACCTTTAATGGAATCAGTGACTTTGCAGCCGGTTATGCGGTTGAGTTAGTTGATAATTACACCGGAAGCACAGAAAATATAGAAGAAGGAACTTCGTTTAGTTTTGATGTAACTGAAGAGGGAACTTCATATGGAGACAATCGATTTGAGATCAGGTTAGCACCTTCTTCGTTCAGCGAGACATTGAATTACACTGTTTCTTCAGCTTGCAATGATTCAGAAGCTTCTGTTTCGTTCGCAACTGAATCTGATGCAGTTTATGCATTATTTGCTGATGACTCACTATATAGTGATGAGATTCAGGGAATAGGTAACGAATTGATGGTTGCTGTAAACGGTAGTGATCTTCAAACTGGCGAAAACTCTTTCGTAATAAAAGGAAGAAGACCTGGTTGTGATCAATGGGTACAGTTAGAAACAGTATCAGTACCTCGTAATCAAATCACTCCATCCATTACGGTTGAAGACAGATATTTAGTATCAAACTACGAAGATGGTAACCAATGGTATTTCAATGGAGAGTTATTAACTGGTGAAACTGGTAAATATCTTGAATTTAATGAAAGTGGTACTTACAAGCTGGTAGTAAATAATGGTGAGTGTACAGGGGAAATCGAGGAAGTATTCGTTATCACAGGTATAGATGATGAAGCATTAAATCTTGAGTTAGATCTCTATCCGGTACCAACAACTGATGTATTGAATGTACACATTGATGATCATGAGTCTTTCTATAATGTGAAGGCAGAAGTGATCACGATAGATGGAAAAAGAATAAGAAAATCTAGACTTGATCTTCAGAACGGGTCATGGAATACACAGCTCAATGTAGCTGAATTCGAAGCCGGAACCTATATTCTAAATATTGACCTTGGTTCTGAATCAGTATCGTTCAGGTTTATAAAAATTAATTGGTATAATGCATAA
- a CDS encoding beta strand repeat-containing protein: protein MKKHILFTFLLFITLATIEAQTAGDYRSAQSGNWSDASTWETYDGATWVAASTAPSNADGQITILSGDIIDVASNINTDETIVETGAQITILTGNTLSIRRSGFTDLLLEGTLLNQGSLSIASGFGGSAQVIVNGTLNNQGTISGASINTLTFGANSIYDHQVNNGVIPTANWNISSTCIVSGSSTAGPTGLSQSFGNLTWNTPSLNTGGLYDVGMTSATEIRGEFLIESTGIDLLVLSDASTTILVSGNLTITGSSVVALTNTGNIILDIDGDFNYSSTQNSYFSNVGTGDINLAGNLTFTSGNLSIFDPSGNGSLIFDGTSTQSVNITGGSFDGTNDPDFVISAGSDISMLNESAFNGSGDFTLNVATLRLGSTNASGALQAGTAGGNIRTSGTRTYAAGSLIVYDGASSQVIGNGFPTDSNLEIDNPTDVSLNATTTIGGNRMLSLTNGILDIGPNTLFINGNVETTNGFLRGGATSNLIIGGTGALGTIPFIETSQLNNFTVNRTSSGSVTLGGDLTVLGTFDQLAGNFVINDASFNINGDYTRTGGTFFSNANTDLRITGAGSLPAELAFGTDQSLNTLTMSRDGATLATNASITIDTLNLYAGIVDNSAATYNISDQGYIERWENGSITTAPLFDGVYNLIYNNSLDIVTGPELTGNALALNDLTKQGSARLSTNKTFSVNGNLEITNGIFDITTNYARLRGDLIITAGTDFIDGVFEFAGGDAELSTVTGQAVVNFGQLNVYSPVDIPSNDTDITIAGNFEVNNTITVAGTTTFTGTTLMSGPGTAALNRLEITGSLSAIPEADGGELQVAGTLSIVVLLIH, encoded by the coding sequence ATGAAGAAACATATACTATTTACTTTTTTACTTTTTATTACACTTGCTACAATCGAAGCTCAAACAGCTGGGGATTATCGCTCAGCCCAATCGGGTAACTGGAGTGATGCTTCAACCTGGGAAACATATGATGGGGCTACTTGGGTGGCAGCTAGTACGGCTCCGAGTAATGCAGATGGCCAAATAACAATCTTAAGTGGAGATATAATTGATGTGGCTTCAAATATCAATACTGATGAGACTATTGTGGAGACAGGAGCTCAAATTACTATATTAACTGGTAATACGTTATCTATTAGGAGAAGTGGTTTTACAGATTTATTGCTTGAAGGAACTCTATTAAATCAAGGGTCTTTAAGTATCGCAAGTGGATTTGGAGGATCAGCACAGGTAATAGTTAATGGTACATTAAATAATCAGGGTACAATTTCAGGTGCTTCTATAAATACATTAACCTTTGGTGCTAATTCTATATATGATCATCAGGTTAATAATGGGGTTATCCCTACAGCTAATTGGAATATTTCCTCAACTTGTATTGTAAGTGGTAGTTCTACTGCGGGTCCGACAGGGCTTAGTCAATCATTCGGTAATTTAACATGGAATACCCCATCACTAAATACTGGGGGACTTTATGACGTGGGAATGACCTCTGCAACTGAAATAAGAGGTGAATTTTTAATAGAAAGCACTGGCATAGATTTATTAGTTCTTTCTGATGCCTCAACTACAATTTTAGTGTCAGGAAATTTAACAATTACTGGTTCTTCAGTAGTAGCACTAACTAATACCGGTAATATTATTTTAGACATAGATGGTGATTTTAATTATTCTTCGACTCAAAACTCCTATTTTTCAAATGTAGGGACAGGTGATATCAATTTAGCCGGTAACCTTACATTTACATCAGGGAATTTGAGCATCTTCGATCCCTCAGGTAATGGTAGTTTAATATTTGATGGTACGAGTACACAATCAGTAAATATTACAGGAGGTTCTTTCGATGGAACCAATGATCCTGATTTTGTCATTTCAGCAGGGTCAGATATATCAATGTTAAATGAAAGTGCTTTTAATGGATCGGGAGATTTCACATTAAATGTAGCTACTTTAAGATTAGGTTCAACAAATGCTTCAGGAGCTCTTCAGGCAGGAACAGCTGGTGGTAATATTAGAACTTCTGGAACCAGGACTTATGCCGCAGGTTCGTTAATTGTATATGATGGTGCTTCCAGTCAGGTTATTGGGAATGGCTTTCCTACAGATTCTAACCTTGAAATTGATAATCCTACAGATGTTAGTTTAAATGCAACTACTACCATAGGTGGTAATAGAATGCTTTCATTGACAAATGGAATTCTTGATATTGGTCCTAATACTTTATTTATTAATGGAAATGTGGAAACAACAAATGGTTTCTTAAGAGGTGGAGCCACATCAAACTTAATAATAGGAGGAACCGGTGCATTAGGTACGATTCCTTTTATAGAAACTTCTCAATTAAATAATTTTACAGTTAATAGAACTTCTTCCGGTTCAGTGACTCTGGGTGGGGATCTAACAGTTTTAGGAACTTTCGATCAGTTAGCAGGTAATTTCGTGATTAATGATGCTTCCTTTAATATAAATGGAGATTATACCAGGACTGGCGGTACATTCTTTTCTAACGCAAATACTGATTTAAGAATAACTGGTGCTGGCTCATTGCCTGCTGAATTGGCATTTGGTACAGATCAGTCTTTGAATACTCTAACAATGAGCAGAGATGGCGCTACTCTTGCAACTAATGCTTCAATAACGATTGATACACTTAATTTATATGCTGGTATAGTTGATAATTCTGCAGCTACATATAACATTTCTGATCAGGGTTATATTGAAAGATGGGAAAATGGTTCTATCACTACTGCTCCATTATTTGATGGAGTATATAATCTTATTTACAATAACTCACTTGATATTGTTACAGGACCTGAATTGACAGGTAATGCCTTGGCATTAAATGACCTTACTAAACAAGGGTCTGCAAGGTTATCAACTAACAAGACTTTCTCTGTAAATGGTAATCTTGAAATCACCAATGGTATTTTTGATATAACTACTAATTATGCCAGGTTAAGAGGAGATTTGATTATTACAGCGGGAACTGACTTTATCGATGGAGTTTTTGAATTTGCTGGTGGTGATGCTGAATTATCAACAGTAACTGGACAGGCAGTGGTTAATTTCGGACAGCTAAATGTATATTCTCCGGTTGACATACCTTCAAATGATACTGATATAACCATAGCAGGTAATTTTGAAGTGAATAATACGATAACAGTAGCCGGAACAACAACTTTCACAGGCACAACATTAATGAGTGGCCCGGGAACTGCTGCTTTAAATAGATTAGAAATCACAGGTTCTTTATCCGCAATTCCCGAAGCCGATGGGGGAGAACTTCAGGTTGCCGGGACTTTATCAATAGTGGTTCTTTTGATCCATTAG
- a CDS encoding aminotransferase class I/II-fold pyridoxal phosphate-dependent enzyme has protein sequence MCPSYGGKEQEYVNEAFETNWISPVGPNLQAFEESISSYHGEGYHTAALSSGTAAIHLALILLGVERGDEVICSSFTFAGTCNPIMYLGATPVFIDSEKETWNMDPDALEEAIKDRLAKGKKVKAIIPVHLYGMPANMPEIMKVAREYEIPVIEDAAEALGASLNGQKTGTFGDLAVFSFNGNKIITTSGGGALMSKDKEQIEKSKFLATQARDQAPHYQHSTIGYNYRLSNISAGIGRGQMEVLDERIKQRRAVNSWYKDMFSGNGFDFLTEPEGYFSNYWLTTALLEDTPFDREELRLELEKENIEARPLWKPMHLQPVFEGAPYYGDKTSEYLFEKGVCLPSCSSLDEKEKERIHQTIVRLL, from the coding sequence ATCTGCCCCTCATATGGGGGCAAAGAACAAGAGTATGTAAATGAAGCATTTGAAACAAACTGGATATCTCCAGTAGGGCCAAACCTTCAGGCTTTCGAGGAAAGTATTTCATCTTATCATGGAGAAGGATATCATACAGCAGCATTATCAAGTGGTACAGCAGCAATCCATCTTGCCTTGATTCTTTTAGGAGTAGAAAGAGGAGATGAAGTGATCTGCTCATCTTTCACATTTGCAGGTACCTGTAATCCCATAATGTATTTGGGAGCCACCCCGGTTTTTATCGATTCGGAAAAGGAAACCTGGAATATGGATCCTGATGCATTGGAAGAAGCGATAAAAGACAGGCTTGCTAAAGGTAAAAAAGTAAAAGCAATCATTCCGGTTCACTTATACGGAATGCCCGCAAACATGCCGGAAATCATGAAGGTTGCCAGGGAATATGAAATTCCGGTGATAGAAGATGCTGCTGAGGCACTTGGAGCTTCTTTAAATGGTCAAAAGACTGGCACATTTGGAGATCTGGCAGTATTTAGCTTTAACGGCAATAAGATCATTACCACAAGTGGTGGGGGTGCATTAATGAGCAAGGATAAAGAGCAGATAGAAAAATCTAAATTTTTAGCAACCCAGGCGCGAGACCAGGCTCCTCATTATCAGCATTCTACGATAGGGTATAATTACCGCTTAAGTAATATCAGTGCAGGAATTGGTAGAGGTCAGATGGAAGTTCTTGATGAGCGTATCAAACAACGAAGAGCAGTAAATTCATGGTATAAGGATATGTTTTCAGGGAATGGGTTTGATTTTCTTACAGAACCGGAAGGTTATTTTAGTAATTACTGGTTGACCACAGCATTATTAGAAGATACACCATTTGACAGAGAAGAATTGAGATTAGAACTTGAAAAGGAGAATATCGAGGCACGTCCTTTATGGAAACCGATGCATTTACAACCGGTTTTCGAGGGAGCTCCGTATTATGGCGATAAAACTTCTGAATATTTGTTTGAAAAAGGTGTATGTTTGCCTAGTTGTTCGTCATTAGACGAAAAAGAAAAAGAGCGGATACATCAAACAATTGTAAGATTATTATAA
- a CDS encoding exosortase F system-associated membrane protein: protein MSKETKISLIWRVIWILTGIAGLAVVYITQKYGWVDLIGGSIGIETKNWDKLSHFLVNRALRFVLNDIFAIAIIAGIFGRRDFVIFAVMVQIAGFIVFFIPYVILKIYFPTYNGPLINFIHRLILNPVLMILLIPALYIKQKKENDEK from the coding sequence ATGAGTAAAGAGACTAAAATTTCTCTTATCTGGCGGGTTATCTGGATATTGACTGGGATTGCCGGTCTGGCAGTTGTTTACATTACTCAAAAATATGGCTGGGTAGATCTAATAGGGGGGTCAATTGGCATTGAAACAAAAAACTGGGATAAACTATCTCATTTTCTGGTTAACAGGGCACTTCGCTTTGTTTTAAATGATATATTCGCTATTGCGATCATAGCAGGAATTTTTGGCAGAAGAGACTTTGTGATTTTTGCTGTAATGGTTCAAATAGCAGGTTTTATCGTGTTTTTTATTCCTTATGTTATCTTGAAGATTTATTTCCCGACTTATAATGGACCACTGATTAATTTTATACATCGCTTAATATTAAATCCGGTATTAATGATTCTTTTAATTCCGGCCTTATATATAAAACAAAAGAAAGAGAATGACGAAAAGTAG
- the xrtF gene encoding exosortase family protein XrtF, producing the protein MIKEFKPVILFLGKFLVLYFVFNIIYGYFVESFENKPDAMTEFVSMQTSKLIALFNQTGEEIGTESSDSGQYVFIQKGERAILSVYEGCNGLNVFIVFISFVLSFRPPQKEWIWFIPLGMIVIHLFNLGRIGLLFFISQHYPDQMYFMHKFGFTAIIYVSVFALWWWWVTEKRFQHSSPKRKESV; encoded by the coding sequence ATGATAAAAGAGTTTAAGCCCGTTATACTGTTCCTGGGGAAATTTTTAGTACTCTATTTTGTATTTAATATTATCTACGGATACTTTGTAGAGAGTTTCGAGAATAAGCCAGATGCTATGACTGAATTTGTTAGTATGCAAACCAGTAAATTGATTGCACTTTTTAATCAGACCGGTGAAGAAATAGGAACTGAAAGCAGTGATAGTGGCCAATATGTTTTTATACAAAAAGGAGAACGAGCCATTCTCTCAGTTTATGAGGGCTGTAATGGATTGAATGTTTTTATTGTATTTATCTCTTTTGTTTTATCTTTCAGACCACCGCAAAAAGAATGGATATGGTTTATTCCGCTGGGGATGATAGTAATACACTTATTTAATTTAGGAAGAATAGGATTACTTTTTTTTATATCTCAGCATTATCCTGATCAAATGTATTTTATGCACAAATTCGGTTTTACAGCAATAATTTACGTGTCAGTATTTGCATTATGGTGGTGGTGGGTGACAGAAAAACGATTTCAACATTCTTCCCCTAAGCGCAAAGAAAGTGTATGA
- a CDS encoding acetyltransferase: protein MSKLAIIGAGGLGKEIHSLIENINQVSKTWDVIGFYDDGITKGTEVAGLHVLGSIDELNEIDHSLAIVLAIGDPVVKFEVFDRLKGQPHLYFPNLVHPRADISDNENVQVGEGSIICSGVRITTDVLIGEFVLINLNTTIGHDVEIGHFCSIMPGVNIAGITVIEEKCLIGSGANLINGCQIAAEVKVGSGAVVTKDIASGKTVIGIPAKEI, encoded by the coding sequence TTGAGTAAACTGGCAATAATCGGTGCAGGAGGATTAGGGAAAGAAATTCATTCCCTTATTGAAAATATAAACCAGGTTAGTAAAACCTGGGATGTTATTGGTTTTTATGATGATGGAATAACAAAGGGTACGGAGGTTGCCGGGTTACATGTATTGGGTAGCATTGATGAATTAAATGAAATAGACCATTCCCTTGCTATTGTTTTAGCTATTGGTGACCCGGTTGTAAAGTTTGAAGTATTCGATCGGTTAAAGGGACAGCCGCACTTATATTTTCCTAATCTTGTGCATCCACGAGCCGATATTTCTGATAATGAAAATGTACAGGTAGGGGAAGGATCTATTATTTGTTCAGGAGTAAGAATTACTACCGATGTACTGATCGGTGAATTTGTACTGATCAATTTAAATACGACTATTGGACATGATGTGGAAATTGGTCACTTTTGTTCTATCATGCCAGGAGTTAATATAGCAGGTATTACTGTAATAGAAGAGAAATGCCTGATAGGAAGCGGAGCAAATTTGATCAATGGTTGCCAGATAGCTGCTGAAGTAAAGGTTGGCAGTGGAGCGGTCGTTACCAAAGACATAGCTTCAGGAAAAACCGTAATAGGAATTCCTGCAAAAGAAATCTAA
- a CDS encoding sugar transferase, whose translation MYRDFFKRLIDFTLSLIGLIIASPIFLIVWILLALSQNGKAFFVQPRPGKNGEIFKLIKFKTMNDATDQEGNLLPDEQRLHGLGKFVRKTSLDELPQLVNVLKGDMSLIGPRPLLIEYLPLYSNEQARRHEVRPGITGWAQVNGRNAISWEKKFEYDVFYVENLSFTLDLKILILTIKKVFVAEGINSNTSVTMEKFKGSEN comes from the coding sequence ATGTACAGGGATTTTTTCAAAAGATTAATAGATTTTACACTGAGTCTGATCGGACTCATTATTGCCTCACCGATATTTCTCATCGTCTGGATTCTTCTTGCTTTAAGTCAAAATGGCAAAGCCTTTTTTGTTCAACCCAGACCCGGTAAGAATGGAGAAATATTTAAGCTGATCAAGTTTAAAACAATGAATGACGCCACAGATCAGGAAGGAAACTTATTACCTGATGAACAACGTCTCCATGGGCTCGGTAAATTTGTCCGAAAAACTTCACTTGATGAATTACCCCAATTAGTGAATGTTTTAAAAGGAGATATGTCTTTGATTGGTCCAAGACCTTTATTAATAGAATACCTACCTTTATATAGTAACGAACAGGCCAGACGCCATGAGGTAAGGCCGGGAATAACAGGATGGGCACAGGTGAATGGAAGGAATGCAATTAGCTGGGAAAAGAAATTTGAATACGATGTTTTCTACGTTGAAAACTTATCCTTTACTTTAGACCTTAAAATTCTTATTTTAACAATAAAGAAAGTGTTTGTTGCTGAGGGAATCAATAGTAATACATCAGTGACAATGGAGAAATTTAAAGGATCTGAAAATTGA
- a CDS encoding four helix bundle protein, with the protein MNYKGFEDLECWKKGYSFKVFLRQEILKNFPADEKYLLTSQLIRAARSYNANIAEGWGVSL; encoded by the coding sequence GTGAATTACAAAGGATTTGAAGACCTGGAGTGTTGGAAAAAAGGATATAGTTTTAAGGTCTTTCTGAGGCAAGAGATATTGAAAAACTTTCCAGCAGATGAAAAATACTTATTAACATCACAGCTTATCAGAGCTGCTAGATCTTACAATGCTAATATAGCAGAAGGATGGGGGGTATCACTATAA
- a CDS encoding glycosyltransferase family 4 protein: MNRKPRILRVTTVALSLKTLLKGQMKFMGENGFEVLMTSAPDDDIDSLEEYENTRHISIPMTREITPLQDLRALREMVSLIRSYKPDIIHTHTPKAGLIGMLASKISGVPVRLHTVAGMPLMEKKGILKKVLVAVEKITYKTATRVYPNSNTLAKYIIDNKFTNSNKISVIGNGSSNGIDTEHFSPSTEINTEARILKSKHELDGNLVLGFVGRIVGDKGINELVAAFEAIHRENPRTKLLLVGPFEPELDPLKTETENLIKNHPSIITTGFQKDIRPYLELMDIFVFPSYREGFPNVVMQAGCFNLPCIVSDINGCNEIIEDGINGIIVPPKNTEQLKKAIFKLINDPDLRDQMTSKIRESIVSRYDQKVVWEKILDEYHENLKSINLTYKTGSKNQFTAT, encoded by the coding sequence ATGAATAGAAAACCTCGTATTCTAAGAGTTACCACTGTAGCACTATCGCTGAAAACCCTTCTGAAAGGTCAGATGAAATTCATGGGTGAAAATGGTTTTGAAGTGCTCATGACCAGTGCGCCTGATGACGATATAGATTCCCTGGAAGAGTACGAGAATACCAGGCATATTTCTATACCTATGACGAGGGAGATCACACCTCTTCAGGACTTAAGGGCTCTTAGAGAAATGGTCTCACTTATCAGGTCTTACAAGCCGGATATTATTCATACTCATACCCCGAAAGCTGGATTAATCGGGATGCTGGCAAGCAAAATTTCCGGGGTCCCTGTTAGATTACATACTGTTGCGGGAATGCCTTTAATGGAAAAGAAGGGCATTTTAAAGAAGGTTTTAGTAGCTGTTGAAAAGATAACTTATAAAACTGCAACACGGGTATATCCTAATTCAAACACCCTTGCCAAATATATAATCGACAATAAATTCACTAATAGCAATAAGATCAGTGTGATCGGAAATGGTTCGAGTAATGGAATTGACACCGAACACTTTAGTCCTTCCACTGAAATTAACACTGAAGCCAGAATACTTAAATCAAAGCATGAATTGGATGGGAACCTGGTATTGGGATTTGTTGGCAGAATAGTTGGAGATAAAGGTATAAACGAACTGGTAGCTGCTTTTGAAGCTATCCACCGAGAAAACCCAAGGACTAAACTTTTATTAGTTGGCCCTTTTGAGCCAGAGCTTGATCCACTAAAAACAGAAACTGAGAACTTAATTAAAAATCACCCATCTATAATTACTACCGGATTTCAAAAAGATATCCGTCCTTACCTTGAATTGATGGACATATTTGTTTTTCCTTCTTATCGCGAAGGTTTCCCTAATGTGGTTATGCAGGCAGGTTGCTTTAATCTACCCTGTATAGTCTCTGACATTAATGGTTGTAATGAAATAATCGAAGATGGGATAAATGGAATTATCGTTCCTCCAAAGAATACAGAACAATTAAAAAAAGCTATTTTCAAACTTATAAATGATCCTGATCTTCGAGATCAAATGACTTCTAAAATAAGAGAATCGATTGTTTCAAGATATGATCAAAAAGTAGTTTGGGAAAAGATATTGGATGAATACCATGAAAATTTAAAAAGTATTAATCTAACCTACAAAACAGGAAGTAAAAATCAATTTACTGCAACCTGA
- a CDS encoding polysaccharide deacetylase family protein yields MVNNGIFTISLDFELIWGGFEKWDLNKLQKYFMVTRRIIPDYLKMFEQHETHVTWATVGMLFADGLKDIKKFAPSNLPGYENQALSAYNYIKENKPGKSEMEDPIHFAQSLVKLINNVPGQEMATHSFAHYYCNEPGQKPEQFRADLEAHKAIASDLGIELKSLVFPRNQFNEEYLEICREEGITSVRSNPVDWFWNINTHKEPKIKRLVRGLDAFFPIGKKASYKLESIANSEKPYLLPASRLLRAWSPKEEKLNRLKIDKIKKEMTTAAKNKEVYHLWWHPHNFGHHPKENMRDLKEILEHFLELKKTEGMISLNMNETSILIEKMNQVAVN; encoded by the coding sequence ATGGTAAATAATGGTATCTTCACAATAAGCCTCGACTTTGAATTAATCTGGGGAGGGTTCGAAAAATGGGATCTAAATAAGCTTCAAAAGTATTTTATGGTAACCCGCAGGATCATTCCTGACTATCTTAAAATGTTCGAGCAACATGAAACTCATGTTACCTGGGCAACCGTAGGGATGTTATTTGCCGATGGGTTAAAGGATATTAAAAAGTTTGCTCCTTCAAATCTTCCCGGGTATGAAAATCAGGCTCTCTCAGCGTATAACTATATAAAAGAAAATAAACCGGGGAAATCAGAAATGGAAGATCCTATTCATTTTGCTCAAAGCCTGGTTAAACTAATTAATAATGTCCCCGGCCAGGAAATGGCGACCCATTCCTTCGCGCACTATTATTGTAATGAACCTGGCCAAAAGCCAGAACAATTCAGAGCTGATCTCGAAGCTCATAAAGCCATAGCCTCTGATTTGGGAATTGAATTAAAAAGCCTGGTATTTCCTCGTAATCAGTTCAATGAAGAGTATCTTGAAATTTGTAGGGAGGAGGGGATAACCAGCGTTCGTTCAAATCCGGTTGACTGGTTCTGGAATATTAATACTCATAAAGAACCGAAAATAAAACGGTTGGTAAGAGGACTGGATGCGTTTTTTCCTATTGGTAAAAAGGCCAGTTATAAACTAGAATCTATTGCGAATTCTGAAAAGCCATATTTACTGCCTGCCAGTCGCTTACTTAGAGCCTGGTCTCCAAAAGAAGAAAAACTGAACAGATTGAAGATCGATAAGATCAAAAAGGAAATGACTACGGCTGCGAAGAACAAAGAGGTATACCATTTGTGGTGGCATCCTCATAATTTCGGGCATCATCCCAAAGAAAATATGAGAGATCTAAAAGAAATTCTGGAGCATTTCCTTGAATTGAAGAAAACAGAAGGAATGATCAGTCTGAATATGAATGAAACATCAATTCTGATAGAGAAGATGAATCAGGTTGCAGTAAATTGA